A part of Astyanax mexicanus isolate ESR-SI-001 chromosome 2, AstMex3_surface, whole genome shotgun sequence genomic DNA contains:
- the LOC103025055 gene encoding protein PHTF2 isoform X3, whose amino-acid sequence MASKVRDAVVWYQKKIGAYDQQIWEKSVEQREIKFIRLGLRNKPKKTGHVKPDLIDVDLVRGSAFAKAKPESPWTSLTRKGIVRVVLFPFFFRWWIQVTSKAIFLLLLSLYLLQVAAAVLFFSISKPHDIPATEVFGAIWLMLLLGTVHCQIVSTRTPKPAASSTGKRRRSKKSKLSIDKSTETDNGYVSLDGRVTSKSSEEGLQLHDPHCDLLRSEEPGWCSPQHRNNLILPPLTKCIQDVPGLHSVENMSDEASSEEDPENYSTLRRGVERMNSECTLRNRKSHHYKKHFTAEETPKSGTSCSSRCSSLRTQDSESTRHESETEDVLWEDFLHCAECRSSCTSETEAEGSAVCPTSKKEYRDDPFHQGHAPWLHSSNPGLERVSAIVWEGNECKKADMSVLEISGMIMNRVNLYTPGIGYQIFGNLVAVMLGLTPFAYRLFQYKDLEQLASLSAGEMISIAFGSSSDFMVIIMVTVSFMVRVCLIWLFFFLLSVAERTYKQRLLFAKLFGHLTSARRARKSEVPHFRLKKVQNIKMWLSLRSYLKRRGPQRSVDVIVSSAFLLTLSVVFICCAQLLHMHETFLEFHYNWELVIWCLSLSLFLLRFVTLGSETSKKYSNTSILLTEQINLYLKMEKKPNKKEELTLVNNVLKLATKLLKELDSPFRLYGLTMNPLLYNITQVVILSAVSGVISDLLGFNVKLWKIKS is encoded by the exons GCTCAGCATTCGCTAAAGCCAAGCCGGAGAGCCCATGGACGTCTCTAACGAGGAAGGGCATTGTTCGAGTGGTACTATTCCCCTTTTTCTTCAGATGGTGGATCCAGGTGACCTCCAAAGCCATCTTCCTGCTGCTGCTTTCACTCTACCTTCTCCAAG tggcagCAGCGGTGTTGTTTTTCAGCATCTCTAAGCCTCATGACATCCCAGCCACTGAGGTGTTTGGTGCCATCtggctgatgctgctgctgggaACGGTGCACTGCCAGATCGTCTCCACCCGCACACCCAAACCAGCCGCCAGCAGCACCGGCAAGAGGAGAAG ATCTAAGAAATCTAAGCTGTCCATTGATAAGTCCACGGAGACAGACAATGGCTACGTGTCTCTTGACGGACGtgtcaccagtaagagcagtgaaGAGGGGCTTCAACTGCATGATCCACACTGTGACCTGCTCCGCTCAGAGGAGCCAGGCTGGTGCAGCCCTCAGCACAGGAACAACCTGATACTGCCACCTCTCaccaag TGCATACAGGATGTGCCAGGTTTACACAGTGTGGAGAACATGTCGGATGAAGCGTCAAGTGAAGAAGACCCAGAGAACTACAGCACCCTCCGCAGGGGTGTGGAGCGCATGAACAGTGAATGCACACTGCGCAACAGAAAATCCCACCACTACAAAAAACACTTTACAGCTGAG GAAACACCCAAGTCAGGTACCAGCTGCAGCTCACGATGCTCCAGTCTGCGCACACAGGACTCGGAGAGCACTCGGCACGAGTCTGAGACAGAGGACGTTCTGTGGGAGGACTTCTTGCACTGCGCCGAGTGCCGATCCTCCTGCACCAGTGAGACTGAGGCGGAGGGATCTGCAGTCTGCCCCACCTCCAAAAAAGAGTACCGGGATGACCCTTTCCACCAG GGTCACGCCCCATGGCTGCACAGCTCAAACCCTGGGCTTGAACGTGTGAGTGCCATTGTTTGGGAGGGAAACGAGTGTAAGAAGGCGGATATGTCGGTGCTGGAGATCAGTGGGATGATCATGAATAGG GTAAATCTATACACCCCTGGCATTGGATATCAGATCTTCGGCAATCTGGTGGCTGTAATGCTCGGACTCACGCCCTTTGCATATAGACTTTTCCAGTACAAAGATCTGGAGCAGCTGGCCTCTCTCTCAGCCGGTGAGATGATCTCCATTGCCTTCGGATCTTCCTCAGACTTCATGGTGATCATCATGGTGACAGTGAGCTTCATGGTGCGCGTCTGCCTCATCTGGCTCTTCTTCTTTCTGCTCAGTGTGGCTGAAAGGACGTACAAGCAG AGGTTGCTCTTTGCTAAACTCTTTGGTCATCTAACTTCAGCCCGGAGAGCCAGGAAGTCTGAGGTGCCTCATTTCCGCCTGAAGAAAGTGCAGAACATTAaaatgtggctttctctgcgctccTACTTGAag AGACGTGGTCCCCAGCGTTCTGTTGACGTCATCGTCTCATCTGCCTTCCTTCTTACTCTCTCAGTGGTCTTCATCTGCTGCGCCCAG TTGCTCCACATGCACGAGACGTTTCTGGAGTTTCACTATAACTGGGAGCTGGTGATTTGGTgcttgtctctgtctctcttccttcTGCGCTTTGTCACTCTGGGCTCTGAGACCAGCAAGAAGTACAGCAACACCTCCATTCTACTGACCGAACAG ATTAATCTGTACTTGAAAATGGAGAAGAAACCAAACAAGAAAGAAGAGCTGACACTGGTCAACAATGTTCTAAAGCTGGCCACCAAACTGCTGAAG GAGTTGGATTCTCCATTCAGATTATACGGCCTTACAATGAACCCCCTCCTGTACAACATCACGCAGGTTGTCATCCTGTCAGCAGTTTCAGGGGTCATCAGTGACCTGCTGGGCTTCAACGTGAAG CTTTGGAAGATCAAGTCATGA
- the LOC103025055 gene encoding protein PHTF2 isoform X2: MASKVRDAVVWYQKKIGAYDQQIWEKSVEQREIKGLRNKPKKTGHVKPDLIDVDLVRGSAFAKAKPESPWTSLTRKGIVRVVLFPFFFRWWIQVTSKAIFLLLLSLYLLQVAAAVLFFSISKPHDIPATEVFGAIWLMLLLGTVHCQIVSTRTPKPAASSTGKRRRKLRKAAHLEVHREGDGSSTTDNTQEGAPHSSGSAATHSLGAFFRDFWHNVFKSGSKKSKLSIDKSTETDNGYVSLDGRVTSKSSEEGLQLHDPHCDLLRSEEPGWCSPQHRNNLILPPLTKCIQDVPGLHSVENMSDEASSEEDPENYSTLRRGVERMNSECTLRNRKSHHYKKHFTAEETPKSGTSCSSRCSSLRTQDSESTRHESETEDVLWEDFLHCAECRSSCTSETEAEGSAVCPTSKKEYRDDPFHQGHAPWLHSSNPGLERVSAIVWEGNECKKADMSVLEISGMIMNRVNLYTPGIGYQIFGNLVAVMLGLTPFAYRLFQYKDLEQLASLSAGEMISIAFGSSSDFMVIIMVTVSFMVRVCLIWLFFFLLSVAERTYKQRLLFAKLFGHLTSARRARKSEVPHFRLKKVQNIKMWLSLRSYLKRRGPQRSVDVIVSSAFLLTLSVVFICCAQLLHMHETFLEFHYNWELVIWCLSLSLFLLRFVTLGSETSKKYSNTSILLTEQINLYLKMEKKPNKKEELTLVNNVLKLATKLLKELDSPFRLYGLTMNPLLYNITQVVILSAVSGVISDLLGFNVKLWKIKS, translated from the exons GCTCAGCATTCGCTAAAGCCAAGCCGGAGAGCCCATGGACGTCTCTAACGAGGAAGGGCATTGTTCGAGTGGTACTATTCCCCTTTTTCTTCAGATGGTGGATCCAGGTGACCTCCAAAGCCATCTTCCTGCTGCTGCTTTCACTCTACCTTCTCCAAG tggcagCAGCGGTGTTGTTTTTCAGCATCTCTAAGCCTCATGACATCCCAGCCACTGAGGTGTTTGGTGCCATCtggctgatgctgctgctgggaACGGTGCACTGCCAGATCGTCTCCACCCGCACACCCAAACCAGCCGCCAGCAGCACCGGCAAGAGGAGAAG GAAGTTAAGGAAGGCAGCTCACTTGGAGGTGCATAGGGAAGGCGATGGCTCTAGCACTACCGATAACACACAGGAGGGGGCACCACACTCCTCCGGCTCTGCTGCCACTCACAGCCTTGGCGCTTTCTTCAGAGATTTCTGGCATAATGTCTTTAAATCGGG ATCTAAGAAATCTAAGCTGTCCATTGATAAGTCCACGGAGACAGACAATGGCTACGTGTCTCTTGACGGACGtgtcaccagtaagagcagtgaaGAGGGGCTTCAACTGCATGATCCACACTGTGACCTGCTCCGCTCAGAGGAGCCAGGCTGGTGCAGCCCTCAGCACAGGAACAACCTGATACTGCCACCTCTCaccaag TGCATACAGGATGTGCCAGGTTTACACAGTGTGGAGAACATGTCGGATGAAGCGTCAAGTGAAGAAGACCCAGAGAACTACAGCACCCTCCGCAGGGGTGTGGAGCGCATGAACAGTGAATGCACACTGCGCAACAGAAAATCCCACCACTACAAAAAACACTTTACAGCTGAG GAAACACCCAAGTCAGGTACCAGCTGCAGCTCACGATGCTCCAGTCTGCGCACACAGGACTCGGAGAGCACTCGGCACGAGTCTGAGACAGAGGACGTTCTGTGGGAGGACTTCTTGCACTGCGCCGAGTGCCGATCCTCCTGCACCAGTGAGACTGAGGCGGAGGGATCTGCAGTCTGCCCCACCTCCAAAAAAGAGTACCGGGATGACCCTTTCCACCAG GGTCACGCCCCATGGCTGCACAGCTCAAACCCTGGGCTTGAACGTGTGAGTGCCATTGTTTGGGAGGGAAACGAGTGTAAGAAGGCGGATATGTCGGTGCTGGAGATCAGTGGGATGATCATGAATAGG GTAAATCTATACACCCCTGGCATTGGATATCAGATCTTCGGCAATCTGGTGGCTGTAATGCTCGGACTCACGCCCTTTGCATATAGACTTTTCCAGTACAAAGATCTGGAGCAGCTGGCCTCTCTCTCAGCCGGTGAGATGATCTCCATTGCCTTCGGATCTTCCTCAGACTTCATGGTGATCATCATGGTGACAGTGAGCTTCATGGTGCGCGTCTGCCTCATCTGGCTCTTCTTCTTTCTGCTCAGTGTGGCTGAAAGGACGTACAAGCAG AGGTTGCTCTTTGCTAAACTCTTTGGTCATCTAACTTCAGCCCGGAGAGCCAGGAAGTCTGAGGTGCCTCATTTCCGCCTGAAGAAAGTGCAGAACATTAaaatgtggctttctctgcgctccTACTTGAag AGACGTGGTCCCCAGCGTTCTGTTGACGTCATCGTCTCATCTGCCTTCCTTCTTACTCTCTCAGTGGTCTTCATCTGCTGCGCCCAG TTGCTCCACATGCACGAGACGTTTCTGGAGTTTCACTATAACTGGGAGCTGGTGATTTGGTgcttgtctctgtctctcttccttcTGCGCTTTGTCACTCTGGGCTCTGAGACCAGCAAGAAGTACAGCAACACCTCCATTCTACTGACCGAACAG ATTAATCTGTACTTGAAAATGGAGAAGAAACCAAACAAGAAAGAAGAGCTGACACTGGTCAACAATGTTCTAAAGCTGGCCACCAAACTGCTGAAG GAGTTGGATTCTCCATTCAGATTATACGGCCTTACAATGAACCCCCTCCTGTACAACATCACGCAGGTTGTCATCCTGTCAGCAGTTTCAGGGGTCATCAGTGACCTGCTGGGCTTCAACGTGAAG CTTTGGAAGATCAAGTCATGA
- the LOC103025055 gene encoding protein PHTF2 isoform X1 — protein MASKVRDAVVWYQKKIGAYDQQIWEKSVEQREIKFIRLGLRNKPKKTGHVKPDLIDVDLVRGSAFAKAKPESPWTSLTRKGIVRVVLFPFFFRWWIQVTSKAIFLLLLSLYLLQVAAAVLFFSISKPHDIPATEVFGAIWLMLLLGTVHCQIVSTRTPKPAASSTGKRRRKLRKAAHLEVHREGDGSSTTDNTQEGAPHSSGSAATHSLGAFFRDFWHNVFKSGSKKSKLSIDKSTETDNGYVSLDGRVTSKSSEEGLQLHDPHCDLLRSEEPGWCSPQHRNNLILPPLTKCIQDVPGLHSVENMSDEASSEEDPENYSTLRRGVERMNSECTLRNRKSHHYKKHFTAEETPKSGTSCSSRCSSLRTQDSESTRHESETEDVLWEDFLHCAECRSSCTSETEAEGSAVCPTSKKEYRDDPFHQGHAPWLHSSNPGLERVSAIVWEGNECKKADMSVLEISGMIMNRVNLYTPGIGYQIFGNLVAVMLGLTPFAYRLFQYKDLEQLASLSAGEMISIAFGSSSDFMVIIMVTVSFMVRVCLIWLFFFLLSVAERTYKQRLLFAKLFGHLTSARRARKSEVPHFRLKKVQNIKMWLSLRSYLKRRGPQRSVDVIVSSAFLLTLSVVFICCAQLLHMHETFLEFHYNWELVIWCLSLSLFLLRFVTLGSETSKKYSNTSILLTEQINLYLKMEKKPNKKEELTLVNNVLKLATKLLKELDSPFRLYGLTMNPLLYNITQVVILSAVSGVISDLLGFNVKLWKIKS, from the exons GCTCAGCATTCGCTAAAGCCAAGCCGGAGAGCCCATGGACGTCTCTAACGAGGAAGGGCATTGTTCGAGTGGTACTATTCCCCTTTTTCTTCAGATGGTGGATCCAGGTGACCTCCAAAGCCATCTTCCTGCTGCTGCTTTCACTCTACCTTCTCCAAG tggcagCAGCGGTGTTGTTTTTCAGCATCTCTAAGCCTCATGACATCCCAGCCACTGAGGTGTTTGGTGCCATCtggctgatgctgctgctgggaACGGTGCACTGCCAGATCGTCTCCACCCGCACACCCAAACCAGCCGCCAGCAGCACCGGCAAGAGGAGAAG GAAGTTAAGGAAGGCAGCTCACTTGGAGGTGCATAGGGAAGGCGATGGCTCTAGCACTACCGATAACACACAGGAGGGGGCACCACACTCCTCCGGCTCTGCTGCCACTCACAGCCTTGGCGCTTTCTTCAGAGATTTCTGGCATAATGTCTTTAAATCGGG ATCTAAGAAATCTAAGCTGTCCATTGATAAGTCCACGGAGACAGACAATGGCTACGTGTCTCTTGACGGACGtgtcaccagtaagagcagtgaaGAGGGGCTTCAACTGCATGATCCACACTGTGACCTGCTCCGCTCAGAGGAGCCAGGCTGGTGCAGCCCTCAGCACAGGAACAACCTGATACTGCCACCTCTCaccaag TGCATACAGGATGTGCCAGGTTTACACAGTGTGGAGAACATGTCGGATGAAGCGTCAAGTGAAGAAGACCCAGAGAACTACAGCACCCTCCGCAGGGGTGTGGAGCGCATGAACAGTGAATGCACACTGCGCAACAGAAAATCCCACCACTACAAAAAACACTTTACAGCTGAG GAAACACCCAAGTCAGGTACCAGCTGCAGCTCACGATGCTCCAGTCTGCGCACACAGGACTCGGAGAGCACTCGGCACGAGTCTGAGACAGAGGACGTTCTGTGGGAGGACTTCTTGCACTGCGCCGAGTGCCGATCCTCCTGCACCAGTGAGACTGAGGCGGAGGGATCTGCAGTCTGCCCCACCTCCAAAAAAGAGTACCGGGATGACCCTTTCCACCAG GGTCACGCCCCATGGCTGCACAGCTCAAACCCTGGGCTTGAACGTGTGAGTGCCATTGTTTGGGAGGGAAACGAGTGTAAGAAGGCGGATATGTCGGTGCTGGAGATCAGTGGGATGATCATGAATAGG GTAAATCTATACACCCCTGGCATTGGATATCAGATCTTCGGCAATCTGGTGGCTGTAATGCTCGGACTCACGCCCTTTGCATATAGACTTTTCCAGTACAAAGATCTGGAGCAGCTGGCCTCTCTCTCAGCCGGTGAGATGATCTCCATTGCCTTCGGATCTTCCTCAGACTTCATGGTGATCATCATGGTGACAGTGAGCTTCATGGTGCGCGTCTGCCTCATCTGGCTCTTCTTCTTTCTGCTCAGTGTGGCTGAAAGGACGTACAAGCAG AGGTTGCTCTTTGCTAAACTCTTTGGTCATCTAACTTCAGCCCGGAGAGCCAGGAAGTCTGAGGTGCCTCATTTCCGCCTGAAGAAAGTGCAGAACATTAaaatgtggctttctctgcgctccTACTTGAag AGACGTGGTCCCCAGCGTTCTGTTGACGTCATCGTCTCATCTGCCTTCCTTCTTACTCTCTCAGTGGTCTTCATCTGCTGCGCCCAG TTGCTCCACATGCACGAGACGTTTCTGGAGTTTCACTATAACTGGGAGCTGGTGATTTGGTgcttgtctctgtctctcttccttcTGCGCTTTGTCACTCTGGGCTCTGAGACCAGCAAGAAGTACAGCAACACCTCCATTCTACTGACCGAACAG ATTAATCTGTACTTGAAAATGGAGAAGAAACCAAACAAGAAAGAAGAGCTGACACTGGTCAACAATGTTCTAAAGCTGGCCACCAAACTGCTGAAG GAGTTGGATTCTCCATTCAGATTATACGGCCTTACAATGAACCCCCTCCTGTACAACATCACGCAGGTTGTCATCCTGTCAGCAGTTTCAGGGGTCATCAGTGACCTGCTGGGCTTCAACGTGAAG CTTTGGAAGATCAAGTCATGA